The segment GCGGCTCAACGCGCTCGTCGCGCTCGCGCTGCTCTCGGCCCTCGTCTACGCCCCGGCCGCCGCCGCGATGTGGCTGTTGCGCCTTCCGCGGCCGCGCCTCGCGCTGGCGCGGGGACGGGCGCGGTGGGGCGCCGCCGCGGTCTGCGCGCTGATTCTGACGCTGCAGTGGGCCTTCCTGATTTGGGATGGGCGCTGACCCCCGCCGGGCCGCAGAATGTCCCCGATGGCCAACGACGGCGGGCGCAACGGGCGGATCAAGGCGATCTGCTTCGACGTGGACGGGACGCTGATCCACCACGCCGAGGAGAAGACCGTCTGGCAGGTCCTCAACCAGACCTTTCTCGGCGACGACGTGCGGAACGAGGAGCGGATGGCCGCGTTCCGCGCCGGCCGGCTGAGCTACGCCGACTGGGTGGCGCTCGACGTCGGCGACTGGATCGAGCGGGGCGTGGGCCGCGCGCAGATCGAGGCCGCGATCCGCGCCGAGCTGACGGCCGTCGAAGGGGCGCGCGAGGCGATCGACGAACTGCGGGCCCGCGGCTACAAACTGGCGGTGATCTCGGGGACGCTCGACGTCACGCTGCGGCTGCTGCTCGCGGACGTCGTCTTCG is part of the bacterium genome and harbors:
- a CDS encoding HAD family phosphatase, which gives rise to MANDGGRNGRIKAICFDVDGTLIHHAEEKTVWQVLNQTFLGDDVRNEERMAAFRAGRLSYADWVALDVGDWIERGVGRAQIEAAIRAELTAVEGAREAIDELRARGYKLAVISGTLDVTLRLLLADVVFDRVFSNKIFFDEQGAIAGWRATPYDVDGKARALADAAREWGLAPTECAFVGDHWNDLAALRAAGFGVAFRPKDDALRAVADVVIEDGPLTGLLEYFPEAEG